The following proteins are encoded in a genomic region of Abyssisolibacter fermentans:
- the prmA gene encoding 50S ribosomal protein L11 methyltransferase has protein sequence MKWIEVQIKTTTEAVEIVSNILYEVGIGGLVIEDPNDIIASSENESWDYIDSKLLDQDFEGVIVKGYFEESEDLKDKIELIKENVEKIPQYCLNKGLGEITEVTTTEIENQDWSKVWKKYYKPKKIGEKVVIKPSWEKYQKKDDELIIEIDPGTAFGTGTHETTIMCIRQLEKHVHNLDTVIDVGCGTGVLSIGAAKLGAISVVGVDLDEECVKVARENVRKNGVANVVQIKSGNMLDNIDCKANIVVANIVANIINVISKDIDKFLEDDGVFIASGIIIDKLKEVKNELVKNGLKIIDETVMGEWACVVSKINEVTYE, from the coding sequence ATGAAGTGGATTGAGGTCCAGATAAAAACAACTACTGAAGCTGTCGAAATTGTGTCTAATATTTTATATGAGGTTGGAATTGGAGGTTTAGTTATAGAAGATCCAAATGATATTATAGCAAGTAGTGAGAATGAATCATGGGATTATATTGACTCAAAACTACTGGACCAAGATTTTGAAGGTGTAATAGTAAAGGGATATTTTGAAGAAAGTGAAGATTTAAAAGATAAGATTGAATTAATAAAAGAAAATGTTGAAAAAATACCGCAATATTGTTTAAACAAAGGATTGGGAGAAATAACAGAAGTAACAACTACCGAAATAGAGAATCAAGATTGGTCAAAAGTATGGAAAAAATATTATAAACCAAAGAAGATAGGCGAAAAAGTTGTTATTAAGCCTTCATGGGAAAAATACCAAAAGAAAGATGATGAATTAATTATTGAAATAGATCCCGGTACTGCTTTTGGAACTGGGACACATGAGACAACAATAATGTGTATTAGACAATTAGAAAAACACGTTCATAATTTAGATACAGTTATAGATGTAGGTTGTGGGACAGGAGTGCTTTCTATAGGTGCTGCTAAGTTAGGAGCGATAAGTGTAGTTGGTGTTGATTTAGATGAAGAGTGTGTAAAAGTAGCTAGAGAAAACGTGAGAAAAAACGGTGTAGCAAATGTAGTTCAGATTAAGAGTGGAAACATGCTTGATAACATTGATTGTAAAGCAAATATAGTAGTAGCAAATATAGTAGCAAATATTATAAATGTAATTTCTAAAGATATTGATAAATTTTTAGAAGATGATGGAGTATTCATAGCTTCTGGAATAATAATTGATAAATTGAAAGAAGTAAAAAACGAATTAGTTAAAAATGGTTTAAAAATCATAGATGAAACAGTAATGGGTGAATGGGCTTGCGTAGTATCAAAAATAAATGAGGTAACATATGAATAG
- a CDS encoding 16S rRNA (uracil(1498)-N(3))-methyltransferase, producing MNRFFVDKNYIDDNKVEIYGDDVKHIKNVLRLKIGDKISICDGQNNEYIAKICNINKTLVLCDIISKCDISRESNIKITLFQALTKGQKMDLIIQKAVELGVYQIYPVQMKRCVSKITDLKKENKKVERWNRIAYEAAKQSKRGFIPKINEVISFMQMTELFNAFDNVIVPYENEKDTGIKDVLKNINTDSICVIIGPEGGFEEEEIQILEKKNSSIVTLGPRILRTETAGFVTISAIMYELGDLG from the coding sequence ATGAATAGATTTTTTGTTGATAAAAACTATATTGATGATAATAAAGTAGAGATTTATGGAGATGATGTAAAGCATATAAAAAATGTCCTAAGATTAAAAATAGGTGATAAAATCTCGATATGCGATGGACAAAATAATGAATACATAGCCAAGATATGTAACATCAATAAGACATTAGTCTTATGTGATATTATCTCTAAATGTGATATTAGTAGAGAAAGTAATATTAAAATTACATTATTTCAAGCTCTAACAAAAGGACAAAAAATGGATTTAATAATTCAAAAAGCTGTGGAACTTGGTGTATATCAAATATATCCTGTACAGATGAAAAGATGTGTATCGAAAATAACTGATCTAAAAAAAGAAAATAAAAAAGTAGAGAGATGGAATAGAATAGCTTATGAAGCAGCGAAGCAAAGTAAAAGAGGTTTTATACCGAAAATTAATGAAGTAATATCTTTTATGCAAATGACGGAATTGTTTAATGCTTTTGATAATGTTATAGTACCATATGAAAATGAAAAAGATACTGGAATTAAAGATGTTTTAAAAAACATAAATACTGATAGTATATGCGTTATTATTGGTCCTGAAGGTGGATTTGAAGAAGAAGAGATTCAAATATTAGAGAAAAAAAATTCATCAATAGTAACATTAGGTCCAAGAATACTTAGAACAGAAACAGCAGGGTTTGTTACTATATCTGCTATAATGTATGAACTTGGAGATTTAGGGTAG
- a CDS encoding helix-turn-helix transcriptional regulator, producing the protein MIVIANHITKLRKKAGFYNVKQAALKLKISTSMLYQIESGYKRPSASLGMRMSYLFNCTLEDIFLPYNTTHSGNT; encoded by the coding sequence ATGATTGTTATAGCTAATCATATTACCAAACTGAGAAAAAAAGCAGGTTTCTACAATGTTAAACAAGCTGCTCTAAAACTAAAAATTAGCACTAGTATGCTGTATCAAATAGAAAGTGGGTATAAAAGACCTAGCGCTAGCTTAGGTATGAGAATGTCATATTTATTTAATTGCACATTAGAAGATATTTTTTTGCCATATAATACAACTCATAGTGGTAATACATAA
- a CDS encoding helix-turn-helix domain-containing protein, whose amino-acid sequence MIGERIKSLRKEKNITQVELGKAVGVSTSMIGMYETKARKPSYEVLLKIANYFDVTTDYLIGKVNYKPDLTNEELKEIGVEYIALAKKFKDNNITPEDIEKILKIIDNIKK is encoded by the coding sequence ATGATAGGTGAGAGAATTAAAAGTTTAAGAAAAGAAAAAAATATTACTCAAGTAGAACTTGGTAAGGCTGTTGGTGTAAGTACATCAATGATAGGAATGTATGAAACTAAAGCTCGAAAACCTAGCTATGAAGTATTACTTAAAATTGCTAATTATTTTGATGTCACTACAGATTATTTAATAGGCAAGGTTAACTATAAGCCAGATTTAACTAATGAGGAGTTAAAAGAGATAGGTGTAGAATATATTGCCTTAGCTAAAAAATTTAAGGATAATAATATAACACCTGAAGATATTGAAAAAATACTCAAAATAATAGATAATATTAAAAAATGA